Proteins encoded together in one Syntrophorhabdus sp. window:
- a CDS encoding TonB-dependent receptor, with protein NYELGYHDTFFKKIGLKTAVFYSDVTDMVMQVKVPNPAKPKTTLNQNQNIGDVRRYGAELDVSGTVVTNLNGGFNYTYIWSDNRTDSTRITDIPKHKLAAYAKYTPLKGLALTADVEYNSQRYSSSDGIEVARAFAVANFKAAYEFLKGLTIEGGCSNIFDRDYSLAEGYPEAGRSFFSNLVYKF; from the coding sequence CAACTACGAACTGGGGTACCACGACACATTCTTCAAGAAGATCGGCCTCAAAACCGCTGTTTTTTACTCCGACGTGACCGACATGGTGATGCAGGTCAAGGTCCCCAATCCTGCAAAGCCCAAGACCACGCTGAACCAGAACCAGAACATCGGTGACGTGAGGAGATACGGTGCCGAACTCGATGTCTCGGGCACCGTCGTCACGAACCTGAACGGAGGCTTCAACTACACCTACATCTGGTCCGACAACAGGACCGACTCGACGAGGATAACGGACATCCCGAAGCACAAGCTGGCTGCTTATGCGAAGTACACTCCCCTTAAGGGCCTCGCCCTCACCGCGGACGTGGAGTACAATTCCCAGCGATACAGCTCCTCCGACGGCATCGAAGTGGCGAGGGCCTTCGCGGTCGCCAATTTCAAGGCGGCCTATGAGTTCCTTAAGGGCCTGACCATCGAGGGCGGATGCTCGAACATATTCGACAGGGATTATTCACTTGCAGAGGGTTATCCCGAGGCGGGGAGAAGCTTTTTCAGTAACCTCGTCTACAAGTTCTAG
- a CDS encoding formylmethanofuran dehydrogenase, which translates to MSTNHLDLQECLERASLFHGGLCAGITLGTRMSILGLKAVGIDDPMGKDRKNLIVFIETDRCATDAILAVTGCHPGKRTMKILDYGKMAATFINLATGKAVRIVAKDRTIDPDKEYTREMIEAEPHTEKYATMPAEDLFELEEVDVDLRPEDMPGKPLRIVTCSSCGERIMDMREVRDGGRILCRPCSEGRTYWRKKA; encoded by the coding sequence ATGAGCACAAACCATCTCGATCTGCAGGAATGCCTTGAAAGGGCGTCACTCTTCCATGGTGGCCTTTGTGCGGGGATCACGCTGGGTACCCGAATGTCCATTCTCGGGCTCAAGGCTGTCGGCATCGATGACCCCATGGGAAAGGACCGGAAGAACCTCATCGTCTTCATCGAGACGGACCGCTGCGCTACCGACGCTATCCTGGCCGTGACGGGATGCCATCCCGGAAAGAGAACGATGAAGATACTGGACTACGGCAAGATGGCTGCGACCTTCATCAACCTCGCCACGGGCAAGGCCGTCCGCATCGTGGCAAAGGACAGGACGATCGATCCGGACAAGGAGTACACGCGGGAAATGATCGAAGCGGAACCCCACACCGAGAAATACGCCACGATGCCCGCCGAGGACCTGTTCGAGCTTGAGGAGGTCGACGTGGACTTGAGGCCCGAGGACATGCCCGGTAAACCTCTCAGGATCGTCACGTGTTCCTCCTGCGGGGAAAGGATCATGGATATGCGGGAGGTGCGCGACGGCGGCAGGATCCTCTGCAGGCCCTGCTCGGAAGGCAGGACCTACTGGCGGAAAAAGGCGTGA